From a region of the Danio aesculapii chromosome 4, fDanAes4.1, whole genome shotgun sequence genome:
- the LOC130223482 gene encoding gastrula zinc finger protein XlCGF8.2DB-like, with amino-acid sequence MGDKVYYKRVDCPEWKGPGTFIAQDDLIEEYEGSKEEEHHVKIEEKTQLQTDGILKRRDENRFTCICTQCGKSFERKGSLKIHMQIHTGEKPFTCNQCGKSFSQSSHLNEHMMIHTGKKPFTCTQCGKSFVRSSSLNLHTRIHTGEKPFTCTQCGKGFICSSHLNRHMRVHTGEKPFTCPQCGKSFSCSSHLNHHMRIHTGEKPFTCTQCGKSFSQSSDLNQHMRIHTGEKPFTCTQCGKSFSKSSSLNQHMRIHTGEKPFTCTKCGKSFSQSSSLNKHMRIHTGEKPFTCT; translated from the exons ATGGGTGACAAAGTGTACTACAAAAGAGTGGACTGTCCAGAATGGAAAGGGCCAGGAACTTTCATCGCTCAGGATG acttaATTGAAGAgtatgaggggagtaaagaggaggaacatcatgtcaaaattgaggaaaaaactcaattacagactgatggtattttaaaaaggagagatgagaatcgtttcacctgcatctgcactcagtgtggaaagagttttgaaaGAAAAGGCAGTCTTAAGATTCACATgcagatccacactggagagaaaccattcacatgcaatcagtgtgggaagagtttcagccaatcatcacaccttaatgaacacatgatgatccacactggaaagaaaccattcacatgcactcagtgtgggaagagtttcgtccggtcatcatcccttaatctacacacgaggatccacactggagagaaaccattcacatgcactcaatgtgggaaaGGTTTCatctgctcatcacaccttaatcgccacatgagggtccacactggagagaaaccatttacttgccctcagtgtggaaagagtttcagctgctcatcacaccttaatcaccacatgaggatccacacaggagagaaaccattcacatgcactcagtgtgggaagagtttcagccaatcatcagaccttaatcaacacatgaggatccacaccggagagaaaccattcacatgcactcagtgtgggaagagtttcagcaaatcatcatcccttaatcaacacatgaggatccatactggagagaaaccattcacatgcacaaaatgtgggaagagtttcagccaatcatcatctcttaataaacacatgaggatccacactggagagaaaccatttacttgCACTTAA